Proteins co-encoded in one Montipora capricornis isolate CH-2021 chromosome 12, ASM3666992v2, whole genome shotgun sequence genomic window:
- the LOC138026058 gene encoding inositol-tetrakisphosphate 1-kinase-like — MFQNSNGHLKRKRVGFLLSRRKMRKSIFDTFAQLCGKTGIDLIVVDLDRSLEEQGPFDLIIQKLTEYMAAAIKGSKDAMKTLKGVEMYINDHPEVIVIDPMESVRKLFDRTTSYQIMKECEILEEGVRVLIPNFAQIDELDFKQNLMKIENAGVSYPMVCKTVIGHGSESCHEMAVIFNEEGLKDLMPPCVVQQFVNHNAVLFKVFVAGNNHYIVERPSIKNFYITDAKDRKTIFFSSHDVSKPDSGSYLSKLDDDDNDDSVTTPDENLVLKLVRKLQPKLNLTMFGIDIIVEKGTGHHVVIDINYFPGYEGAPSFPVDFAKYVHDLLNNPHKKERTSVTPILIS; from the exons ATGTTTCAGAACAGCAACGGGCATCTCAAGCGGAAGCGAGTCGGCTTCTTACTGAGTCGTCGTAAGATGAGAAAATCCATTTTCGATACCTTCGCTCAGTTATGCGG GAAAACTGGAATCGACTTAATCGTG GTTGACTTGGACAGATCGTTAGAGGAACAAGGACCATTTGACCTGATCATTCAGAAACTGACAGAGTATATGGCAGCTGCCATAAAGGGAAGCAAAGATGCCATGAAAACATTAAAAGGAGTGGAG atGTACATCAATGATCACCCAGAAGTCATTGTTATTGATCCAATGGAATCTGTGAGAAAATTGTTTGACAGAACAACAAGTTACCAGATTATGAAGGAATGTGAAATCTTGGAGGAAG GAGTAAGGGTGCTTATTCCAAATTTTGCACAAATCGATGAGCTGGATTTCAAACAAAACttaatgaaaattgaaaatgccGGGGTCTCATACCCTATGG TGTGTAAAACAGTCATTGGACACGGATCTGAGTCTTGCCACGAG ATGGCAGTTATTTTTAACGAGGAAGGACTGAAGGATCTGATGCCTCCTTGTGTTGTTCAGCAGTTTGTGAATCATAATGCTGTGCTTTTTAAG GTCTTTGTAGCAGGCAATAACCACTACATTGTGGAAAGGCCATCCATCAAGAATTTCTATATCACTGATG CAAAAGATAGGAAGACAATATTCTTCTCATCGCATGATGTTTCCAAACCAGATTCAGGGTCTTATCTTAGTAAG TTGGATGACGATGATAACGATGACAGTGTCACTACTCCTGATGAAaaccttgttttgaaacttgTGCGAAAGCTACAACCAAAGTTG AACTTAACTATGTTTGGTATTGACATCATTGTGGAAAAAGGAACGGGACACCATGTTGTTATCGATATAAATTATTTTCCTG GTTATGAAGGAGCGCCATCATTTCCAGTTGATTTTGCAAAATACGTGCACGATTTACTCAACAATCCACACAAAAAGGAAAGGACATCAGTAACTCCTATTTTAATTAGTTGA